A window of Macrotis lagotis isolate mMagLag1 chromosome X, bilby.v1.9.chrom.fasta, whole genome shotgun sequence contains these coding sequences:
- the LOC141500712 gene encoding heterogeneous nuclear ribonucleoprotein C-like 2, giving the protein MSRKGKSGVSSMNEEETIPFSSEEAKGDDLQEIKKELVKIEEKVDALLASLEQMESDPSEQCEPYVRNRAEEEMESNNSMQEAETIMEMEESGGTDDDAGNHA; this is encoded by the coding sequence ATGTCCCGCAAAGGCAAAAGTGGTGTCTCTTCCATGAATGAAGAGGAGACTATTCCATTCTCTTCTGAAGAAGCGAAAGGTGATGATCTCCAGGAAATTAAGAAGGAGCTGGTGAAGATTGAAGAGAAAGTGGATGCTCTGCTGGCCAGCCTGGAGCAGATGGAAAGCGATCCAAGTGAGCAGTGTGAACCCTATGTGCGGAACAGAGCTGAGGAGGAGATGGAGAGTAACAACAGCATGCAGGAAGCTGAGACCATCATGGAGATGGAGGAGAGTGGAGGCACTGATGATGATGCTGGAAACCATGCTTAG
- the LOC141502076 gene encoding uncharacterized protein LOC141502076 isoform X2 has product MLMEEKRRGMDTRPSDHKTEILRVTSPMSGDRGGGIGDFRMDKDDSAWPILSRTTKETRERSQGVQSPKKVTFQTISEASSPAAAGATPSEKNSTWSSSEMSESSEVEKGDTKGKGKGGSGAKGGQRGSNPKSPKGKGEDHQGIRKDLEKIEQKVDILLEKMDKFTKGAEATLLDKEEAMKPQPPPSPPQKISPQPGHPHGGKSHKKSKGAGKAAAAETGSGGKSS; this is encoded by the exons ATGCTGATGGAAGAGAAGAGGCGTGGAATGGACACCAGG CCAAGTGACCACAAGACAGAGATACTTCGTGTCACTTCACCCATGAGCGGGGACCGAGGAGGGGGCATTGGAGACTTCAGGATGGACAAGGATGACTCAGCCTGGCCCATTCTGAGCAGGACCACCAAGGAGACTCGAGAACGCAGCCAGGGAGTCCAGAGTCCCAAGAAGGTGACCTTCCAGACCATTTCCGAGGCCAGCTCTCCTGCAGCTGCAGGGGCCACTCCCTCAGAGAAGAACTCGACCTGGAGCTCTTCTGAGATGTCAGAAAGCTCAGAGGTGgaaaaag GTGATACAAAGGGCAAGGGCAAAGGAGGATCCGGTGCCAAGGGCGGCCAGCGAGGTTCTAATCCCAAATCTCCCAAAGGGAAGGGTGAGGATCACCAGGGCATCCGGAAGGACCTGGAGAAGATTGAACAGAAGGTGGACATTCTTCTGGAGAAGATGGATAAGTTTACCAAGGGGGCTGAAGCCACACTGCTGGATAAGGAGGAGGCCATGAAGCCTCAGcctcctccatctcctcctcAAAAAATTTCACCCCAACCAGGCCATCCCCATGGTGGCAAAAGCCATAAGAAGTCCAAGGGAGCTGGGAAGGCAGCTGCTGCTGAGACTGGCAGTGGTGGCAAGTCCAGTTAG
- the LOC141502076 gene encoding uncharacterized protein LOC141502076 isoform X1 — protein sequence MLMEEKRRGMDTRPSDHKTEILRVTSPMSGDRGGGIGDFRMDKDDSAWPILSRTTKETRERSQGVQSPKKVTFQTISEASSPAAAGATPSEKNSTWSSSEMSESSEVEKAGDTKGKGKGGSGAKGGQRGSNPKSPKGKGEDHQGIRKDLEKIEQKVDILLEKMDKFTKGAEATLLDKEEAMKPQPPPSPPQKISPQPGHPHGGKSHKKSKGAGKAAAAETGSGGKSS from the exons ATGCTGATGGAAGAGAAGAGGCGTGGAATGGACACCAGG CCAAGTGACCACAAGACAGAGATACTTCGTGTCACTTCACCCATGAGCGGGGACCGAGGAGGGGGCATTGGAGACTTCAGGATGGACAAGGATGACTCAGCCTGGCCCATTCTGAGCAGGACCACCAAGGAGACTCGAGAACGCAGCCAGGGAGTCCAGAGTCCCAAGAAGGTGACCTTCCAGACCATTTCCGAGGCCAGCTCTCCTGCAGCTGCAGGGGCCACTCCCTCAGAGAAGAACTCGACCTGGAGCTCTTCTGAGATGTCAGAAAGCTCAGAGGTGgaaaaag CAGGTGATACAAAGGGCAAGGGCAAAGGAGGATCCGGTGCCAAGGGCGGCCAGCGAGGTTCTAATCCCAAATCTCCCAAAGGGAAGGGTGAGGATCACCAGGGCATCCGGAAGGACCTGGAGAAGATTGAACAGAAGGTGGACATTCTTCTGGAGAAGATGGATAAGTTTACCAAGGGGGCTGAAGCCACACTGCTGGATAAGGAGGAGGCCATGAAGCCTCAGcctcctccatctcctcctcAAAAAATTTCACCCCAACCAGGCCATCCCCATGGTGGCAAAAGCCATAAGAAGTCCAAGGGAGCTGGGAAGGCAGCTGCTGCTGAGACTGGCAGTGGTGGCAAGTCCAGTTAG